TTGACACGTGAATATGTTAGACTTCGAGATAATATGGAAAATTACTTTAGAATTGCACCAACAAGACCAAAAACAAATAAACATGCAAGAATTGTTTCTTTATTAACACCATTTAGTTATAACAAGATGCATTTATTAGATTATAGTAGTCGTTCTGTATTTAGTGATATTTATTCATATAATGGAGATGGCAAAGTTCATGATGATGCTCTTGATGCATTATCAGCTGCATATTTAATTATGTCTTTAAATTATCGTGATAGAAGTCAACATTTTACTAAATTTACTTTCATTTAGCTTATAAATTATTGTATAATAATTACATAAGGAGATTCTTTATGGAGTATATGCAAATGGAACCTGTAATTACGAGGCAGATGGTATTCAATGAGCTTGTAAAAGCTGGTATTAATAGAGAGATTGCGGACGATTTATCTTATAGATACTATAAAAATGAACTTACTATTAAAGATCTTCAATATTTAGAAAGTAATTTTAATCTTAGGCTGGAAATATTAGAACGTGGCTTAAGATCTGATATTGAAAAAGTCAAAGATGTCCTTGATACTAAAATAGATACTAAATTTACAGAACTTGATAACAAAATAGATACTGTTGAAAATAACTTAAATAACAAAATAGATACTAAATTTACAGAACTTGACAATAAGATAGATACTAAATTTACAGAACTTGACAACAAAATAGATATTATTGAAAATAACTTAAAATCAGATATTAAAGAACTTGATAATAAGATTGATATTGTTAGAAAAGATATTGAACTGAACAAAATGGAACTTGATACTAA
The Borrelia hispanica CRI DNA segment above includes these coding regions:
- the bdr gene encoding Bdr family repetitive protein; the encoded protein is MEYMQMEPVITRQMVFNELVKAGINREIADDLSYRYYKNELTIKDLQYLESNFNLRLEILERGLRSDIEKVKDVLDTKIDTKFTELDNKIDTVENNLNNKIDTKFTELDNKIDTKFTELDNKIDIIENNLKSDIKELDNKIDIVRKDIELNKMELDTKIDKFASEVKGTLKLHAWMFGTIITLAVGILLTLIFK
- a CDS encoding phage terminase large subunit family protein: LTREYVRLRDNMENYFRIAPTRPKTNKHARIVSLLTPFSYNKMHLLDYSSRSVFSDIYSYNGDGKVHDDALDALSAAYLIMSLNYRDRSQHFTKFTFI